Proteins encoded within one genomic window of Chitinophaga parva:
- a CDS encoding DUF4434 domain-containing protein, translated as MNRRHFLTLGGLTAAGLLTAGKTQGALINEARKNTKIKPIAGSWFEFQHLNIEEGLYWDPALKSFTAEQWKAKVWEIKEIGMEYLVLMGIAAFGKAFYPTKLAPKFELNCEDPLEAVLSAADEAGIKFFVSNDFWGDGRNPEKMMRDPEIRKIRQQAMEEVAARYSHHKSFYGWYFPNEAYLHPYLDEFFVDYVNDCARSAKQLTPDCVNLIAPYNIKAEKSDDGYVKQLERMNIEIVAYQDGVGVNSTKLGEPARYFEHLHAAHEKAARSRIWADMELFYFEDKTKGNLLPADFNTRILKQMEDLSPFVDKILCYQYIGIMNKPGSTAFAGVKETTRLYNQYKKWLGNQKA; from the coding sequence ATGAACAGACGTCATTTTTTAACCCTGGGAGGCCTTACTGCCGCCGGATTACTAACCGCCGGTAAAACCCAGGGAGCGCTTATAAACGAAGCCCGGAAGAACACGAAAATAAAACCGATCGCAGGTTCCTGGTTTGAATTTCAACATCTCAACATTGAAGAGGGCCTGTATTGGGACCCCGCCCTTAAAAGCTTTACAGCGGAACAATGGAAGGCCAAGGTCTGGGAGATCAAGGAGATAGGTATGGAGTACCTGGTGCTGATGGGCATAGCGGCTTTCGGCAAGGCATTTTATCCCACCAAGCTGGCGCCGAAGTTTGAGCTGAATTGTGAAGATCCCCTGGAAGCTGTATTGTCCGCTGCCGATGAAGCGGGCATCAAGTTCTTTGTGAGCAATGATTTCTGGGGAGACGGCCGGAATCCTGAAAAAATGATGCGTGATCCGGAAATCCGCAAAATAAGGCAGCAGGCTATGGAGGAAGTAGCCGCCAGGTACAGCCATCATAAAAGTTTTTATGGATGGTATTTCCCCAATGAAGCTTACCTGCATCCTTACCTGGACGAGTTCTTTGTTGACTACGTTAATGATTGTGCCCGCAGTGCCAAGCAACTGACGCCGGATTGCGTGAACCTGATAGCGCCCTATAATATTAAAGCGGAGAAAAGTGATGATGGATATGTAAAACAACTGGAAAGGATGAACATTGAAATCGTGGCTTACCAGGATGGCGTGGGCGTTAATTCAACCAAGCTGGGCGAGCCCGCCAGGTATTTTGAGCACCTGCATGCCGCACACGAGAAAGCCGCCCGCTCCAGGATATGGGCAGACATGGAACTGTTCTACTTTGAAGATAAAACCAAAGGCAACCTGTTGCCGGCAGACTTTAATACCCGCATCCTGAAGCAAATGGAAGACCTGTCTCCCTTTGTTGATAAGATCCTGTGTTACCAGTACATCGGTATCATGAATAAGCCCGGCTCCACTGCATTTGCCGGCGTTAAGGAAACCACCAGGTTGTACAATCAATACAAGAAATGGTTGGGTAATCAGAAAGCGTAA
- a CDS encoding NPCBM/NEW2 domain-containing protein produces the protein MKRIFLLCIFLPLIGFSKTIYLHELDLRPMLQDWGAAQVNRSVLGTGLSVAGVRYQHGVGTHSISRLLVSLGGKARSFSGWVGADDANDFSGNMEFRLIADQRLVWTSGVMHKGMPAKAFHIKLDGVQKLALVVAEAGDGIMYDHADWLEAKFETAGIVGTEDVWPAPVPAAPYILTPPPAAAPKINGAKVLGARPGNPVLFSIPATGERPLHFAAENMPTGLVLDSMNGIIRGAVAQPGTYNIRLTATNQRGSDSRILRLEVGDRICLTPPMGWNSWNCWGLKVDEQKVKDAADFMADKLRNHGWSYINIDDGWEAAKRTADSTLNGNEKFPDFGRLCSYVHDKGLRFGIYSSPGPATCGGHLGSYGFEQKDADTWAAWGVDFLKYDYCYYSKIAPVPTEELIKQPYEVMRHALDKVPRDIVYCVGYGAPRVWYWGQEAGGNLWRTTRDITDDWNIVTAIGCFQDVCAPVIRPGCYNDPDMLVVGKLGLGWGEKVHNSHLTPDEQYSHVSLWCLQSAPLLIGCDLSEIDDFTLGLLTNDEVIAVDQDPLVMPVKKLVTPEGQIWYKYLEDGSVAVGLFNVDPYFILWDKGQAESIQTRKQTMTLDLSQLGLKGKFAVRDLWRQQDIGSFENHFSAQVPYHGVCLVKLTPVK, from the coding sequence ATGAAGCGTATTTTTCTTTTATGCATCTTCCTGCCGCTGATCGGGTTTTCCAAGACCATTTACCTGCATGAGCTGGACCTGCGCCCTATGTTGCAAGACTGGGGCGCGGCCCAGGTGAACAGGTCTGTGCTGGGTACGGGGTTAAGCGTAGCTGGCGTCCGCTACCAGCATGGGGTGGGAACCCATTCCATCAGCCGCCTGCTGGTATCGCTGGGTGGCAAGGCCCGGTCTTTTTCCGGCTGGGTAGGGGCTGATGATGCCAATGATTTTTCAGGTAATATGGAATTCCGGCTCATTGCCGATCAGCGGCTCGTGTGGACAAGCGGTGTAATGCATAAGGGAATGCCGGCAAAGGCATTTCATATAAAACTGGACGGTGTACAAAAACTGGCCTTGGTGGTAGCAGAAGCCGGGGATGGGATCATGTATGACCATGCAGACTGGCTGGAGGCAAAATTTGAAACGGCCGGCATCGTTGGCACCGAGGACGTGTGGCCCGCGCCTGTACCGGCAGCTCCCTATATCCTTACCCCGCCGCCAGCGGCTGCACCTAAGATCAATGGTGCAAAGGTATTGGGCGCCAGGCCCGGGAACCCGGTGCTCTTCTCTATCCCGGCTACCGGGGAAAGACCGCTCCATTTTGCAGCTGAAAATATGCCAACGGGCCTCGTGCTTGATTCCATGAACGGGATCATCCGGGGCGCTGTAGCCCAACCGGGTACGTACAATATCCGGTTGACCGCTACGAACCAACGGGGGAGTGACAGCCGGATACTGCGGCTGGAAGTGGGCGACCGCATTTGCCTTACGCCCCCCATGGGATGGAACAGCTGGAATTGCTGGGGATTAAAAGTGGATGAACAGAAAGTGAAGGATGCGGCAGATTTCATGGCAGACAAGCTACGCAATCACGGATGGTCTTACATAAACATTGATGATGGATGGGAGGCCGCAAAGCGTACTGCAGACAGCACCCTTAATGGCAACGAAAAGTTCCCGGACTTCGGCAGGCTCTGTTCCTACGTACATGACAAAGGGCTCCGGTTTGGTATCTATTCTTCACCCGGGCCTGCCACTTGTGGCGGTCACCTGGGAAGCTATGGGTTTGAACAAAAAGATGCAGATACCTGGGCTGCCTGGGGTGTTGACTTTCTGAAATATGACTACTGTTACTATTCAAAAATTGCACCTGTTCCAACAGAAGAACTCATTAAGCAACCCTATGAAGTGATGCGCCACGCACTGGACAAAGTGCCGCGGGATATCGTATACTGTGTTGGCTACGGTGCCCCCCGCGTATGGTATTGGGGCCAGGAAGCCGGTGGAAATCTCTGGCGGACCACCCGCGATATTACGGATGACTGGAATATTGTTACAGCGATCGGCTGCTTCCAGGACGTGTGTGCACCGGTAATAAGGCCCGGCTGCTACAATGACCCGGACATGCTGGTAGTGGGAAAACTGGGGCTTGGCTGGGGTGAAAAAGTGCATAACTCGCATTTGACACCGGATGAACAATATTCCCATGTAAGCTTGTGGTGCCTGCAATCAGCGCCCCTGCTGATCGGTTGCGACCTCTCGGAGATCGATGATTTCACTTTGGGATTGCTCACAAATGATGAAGTGATCGCCGTAGACCAGGATCCGCTTGTAATGCCGGTTAAAAAACTGGTAACGCCGGAAGGACAGATATGGTACAAGTACCTGGAAGATGGTTCCGTTGCTGTAGGCTTATTTAATGTGGATCCCTATTTTATCCTGTGGGATAAGGGCCAGGCGGAAAGCATACAGACCCGCAAACAAACGATGACGCTGGATCTTTCGCAACTGGGTCTGAAGGGAAAGTTTGCGGTGCGCGATCTCTGGCGGCAGCAGGACATCGGTAGTTTTGAAAATCATTTCTCGGCCCAGGTGCCTTACCATGGAGTATGCCTCGTTAAGCTCACCCCGGTGAAATAA
- a CDS encoding RagB/SusD family nutrient uptake outer membrane protein yields MKRNHYIIIAACFLMMLAAGCKKTLEETPKSFYSPNNLYKTEADANAAVTGLYGSLSGWSFFKAPFLFSEDADHDHVVGPVWNFSSQGAGNYDQYWGVASMWQGYYNICAQVNTILEKVPAIKFAADSTKNRVLGEAYFFRGWSYFNLVRLWGAVPVRLENVSIGATDKARSPVADVYAQVIADLSKAESLLPRKKSPFAGPTGSVNQGVAKAMLAKVYLTMASGAATGTVTVRGGADNAAYTYTKDVVAGYEGLDSKALFAKARDKAQEVIDSGDYALQPNYMAVWGRANKNNPEMIWEFQTQDNSDYGTYLQYWYSAPYYGGTSYMWMAKNLYDSYQQQDDRALNGIFHQYFMYGAWMLYPERDSALYKNAPGGNIAKFYSSYSHPFTTKYWIGTATETGSGATSTNGGLRDVNFPMLRYADVLLMYAEAASEANGGPTAAAYAALNKVRNRAKESDTSGLNQQQFRSLVLEERGKELYQENNRRFDLIRWGIFTQVMNQVGTMENVIKTRAKKNLLFPIPQSEINANKLIGGNNPGW; encoded by the coding sequence ATGAAACGTAATCATTATATTATTATTGCTGCCTGTTTTTTGATGATGCTGGCAGCCGGCTGTAAAAAAACACTGGAAGAAACGCCTAAGTCGTTTTATTCACCTAATAATCTCTATAAAACAGAAGCAGATGCCAATGCGGCCGTTACCGGTTTGTACGGCTCCCTGTCCGGGTGGAGCTTCTTTAAAGCACCTTTTCTCTTTAGCGAAGATGCCGATCATGATCATGTGGTAGGCCCGGTATGGAACTTCAGCAGCCAGGGTGCCGGTAACTACGACCAGTACTGGGGCGTTGCAAGCATGTGGCAGGGGTATTACAATATCTGTGCACAAGTGAATACTATTCTGGAAAAAGTGCCTGCCATCAAGTTTGCCGCAGACTCAACGAAGAACCGGGTATTGGGCGAAGCTTACTTTTTCCGTGGCTGGTCTTATTTCAACCTGGTACGCCTCTGGGGTGCAGTGCCGGTGAGGTTGGAAAATGTATCCATCGGCGCTACAGACAAGGCCCGCTCACCGGTTGCGGATGTTTATGCACAGGTGATCGCCGATCTTTCGAAAGCCGAATCCTTATTGCCGCGTAAGAAATCTCCTTTTGCAGGGCCTACCGGATCTGTAAACCAGGGCGTAGCCAAAGCGATGTTGGCAAAAGTATACCTGACAATGGCTTCTGGCGCCGCTACCGGTACCGTAACCGTGAGAGGAGGAGCTGACAATGCTGCGTATACCTACACCAAAGACGTGGTGGCAGGGTATGAAGGCTTGGATAGTAAGGCATTGTTTGCCAAGGCCAGGGATAAGGCACAGGAAGTGATCGATAGCGGGGATTATGCACTCCAGCCGAATTATATGGCGGTATGGGGCCGTGCTAATAAAAACAACCCGGAGATGATATGGGAATTCCAGACCCAGGACAATAGCGATTATGGCACTTACCTGCAATACTGGTACTCTGCTCCTTACTATGGCGGTACCTCCTATATGTGGATGGCTAAGAATCTCTATGACAGCTACCAGCAGCAGGATGACAGGGCACTGAACGGTATATTCCACCAGTACTTCATGTATGGTGCGTGGATGCTGTATCCTGAACGGGATTCCGCGTTGTACAAAAACGCACCCGGTGGCAATATCGCTAAATTTTATTCCTCCTATTCCCACCCTTTTACCACGAAATACTGGATCGGTACCGCCACGGAGACCGGCAGTGGGGCTACCTCTACCAATGGGGGCCTGAGAGATGTGAACTTTCCAATGCTGCGTTATGCAGACGTACTCCTGATGTATGCTGAGGCAGCAAGCGAGGCGAATGGCGGCCCTACAGCAGCAGCTTATGCGGCCTTGAATAAGGTCCGGAACCGCGCTAAGGAAAGCGATACTTCCGGTTTGAACCAGCAGCAATTCCGCTCCCTGGTATTGGAAGAAAGAGGAAAAGAACTATACCAGGAAAATAACCGCCGTTTTGACCTGATCAGGTGGGGGATCTTTACCCAGGTAATGAACCAGGTAGGAACGATGGAGAATGTTATTAAAACCCGCGCTAAAAAGAACCTGCTGTTCCCGATACCGCAATCTGAAATCAATGCCAATAAACTGATCGGTGGTAACAACCCGGGCTGGTAG
- a CDS encoding sialate O-acetylesterase, which yields MKNKTLVLLLLLITGSVYGQLPLRLPAVLSDHAVLQRGDHVRLWGWGPGGSTVCIVGSWRTSDTIRARIGADCAWSVELPAPAVGNGPFTIDFICGKDHRKIEDVLFGEVWLCSGQSNMEFNARWGLADGDKPIGPVENPSIRFFQVAQAYQPYPAVDCQGEWKVCDARTMPDFSSVGYFFGRRLQETTKRPVGLIGAYWGGTCIQTWMPQSFFDKDTSFNSSNARREAYGWAPEAPALLYNAMIHPFAPLKMAGVIWYQGEANVGEGAERYGTLFRGLIQSWRTAFGQSLPFYFAQIAPWNGYPGVNAAVLREQQATVLDLPGTGMVPVADLVTDVANIHPPAKRKVGERLADLALKEQYGVDTLHPYAPSFAGFEVQGNKAIVHVNTSGKLLPAAKNIKPFQLAGADGVFYTANAKVYKGSEIWLTAPQVAKPAAIRYCFTNDALPAVKNEYDLPLLPFRTDGKAPSCNGNLVFHDHRFKILQFTDLHWIVGGDFRKGDDSAMVLMRSLLEKEKPDLVVFTGDIVVSGGAAGAWKEVTQPLADMQIPFVVTFGNHDTETDITKQQALSVINTNPYNLTYNAGDHLPGVGNCSLLIKDGADHTGKAALFFFDSHAYSADSSVKGYDWIKNEQIQWYREQSMQYEKENGKPLPSLAFFHIPLPEFELVRNQPSTVGNAYEPVCAPYLNTGLFAAFVERKDVEGVFAGHDHNNDYIGVLDSICLAYGRKTGYNAPYHEVLERGARVIELYDNGDLNTYITALSGRSYYFHFKRAKK from the coding sequence ATGAAGAATAAGACACTTGTACTGTTGCTACTGCTTATCACGGGCAGTGTTTACGGCCAGTTGCCCCTGCGGCTACCCGCTGTTTTAAGTGATCACGCTGTTTTGCAGCGGGGTGACCACGTGCGGTTGTGGGGATGGGGCCCGGGGGGCAGTACTGTTTGCATTGTAGGCAGCTGGCGCACATCAGATACCATTCGTGCGCGCATTGGCGCAGATTGTGCCTGGAGTGTGGAACTGCCCGCTCCTGCAGTGGGCAACGGCCCCTTTACTATCGATTTTATCTGCGGGAAAGACCACCGGAAAATTGAAGATGTGCTCTTCGGGGAAGTATGGTTGTGCTCCGGGCAATCAAATATGGAATTCAATGCCCGATGGGGACTGGCGGACGGTGACAAGCCCATTGGACCCGTTGAAAATCCGTCTATCCGTTTTTTCCAGGTAGCCCAGGCTTACCAGCCTTACCCGGCCGTGGATTGCCAGGGTGAATGGAAAGTTTGTGACGCCCGGACCATGCCTGACTTCAGCAGTGTAGGCTATTTTTTTGGCCGCCGGCTGCAGGAAACAACGAAGCGGCCGGTAGGGCTGATCGGTGCTTACTGGGGTGGCACCTGCATCCAAACCTGGATGCCGCAAAGCTTCTTTGACAAAGACACTTCCTTTAACAGCAGTAATGCCCGGAGGGAGGCTTATGGATGGGCTCCCGAAGCGCCCGCATTGCTGTATAATGCGATGATCCACCCATTTGCCCCGCTGAAAATGGCCGGTGTGATCTGGTACCAGGGAGAGGCCAATGTAGGGGAAGGCGCCGAACGGTATGGAACGTTGTTCCGTGGGTTGATCCAAAGCTGGCGCACTGCCTTCGGTCAATCCCTGCCTTTCTATTTTGCACAGATCGCGCCCTGGAACGGTTATCCCGGCGTAAACGCAGCGGTCCTCCGGGAGCAGCAGGCAACGGTACTGGATCTTCCTGGAACCGGTATGGTGCCGGTGGCAGACCTGGTGACGGATGTGGCTAACATTCATCCGCCTGCCAAAAGAAAAGTAGGAGAACGCCTCGCTGACCTGGCCTTGAAAGAACAATACGGCGTGGATACCTTACACCCGTATGCACCCAGCTTTGCAGGGTTTGAAGTACAGGGTAATAAGGCTATCGTACACGTGAACACCAGTGGAAAATTGCTGCCGGCAGCAAAAAATATTAAACCATTCCAGCTGGCAGGGGCAGATGGCGTTTTTTATACCGCCAATGCGAAAGTGTATAAAGGATCGGAGATCTGGTTAACTGCCCCGCAGGTAGCAAAACCGGCTGCAATAAGATATTGCTTTACCAACGACGCGCTCCCGGCAGTGAAAAATGAATATGACCTGCCGTTGTTGCCTTTCCGTACAGACGGGAAAGCCCCTTCCTGCAATGGTAACCTCGTTTTTCATGATCACCGGTTCAAGATCCTCCAGTTTACCGACCTGCACTGGATCGTTGGCGGGGATTTCCGGAAGGGCGATGACAGCGCTATGGTGCTGATGCGCTCCCTCCTGGAAAAGGAAAAGCCGGACCTGGTGGTGTTTACCGGGGATATCGTGGTTTCCGGCGGGGCTGCCGGGGCCTGGAAGGAAGTAACACAACCGCTGGCAGACATGCAGATCCCTTTTGTGGTCACCTTCGGCAACCACGACACAGAAACGGATATTACCAAGCAGCAGGCGCTGAGTGTTATCAACACCAACCCGTATAACCTCACTTACAACGCCGGGGATCACTTGCCCGGGGTGGGCAATTGCAGCCTGTTGATCAAAGACGGGGCAGACCATACCGGCAAGGCGGCTTTATTCTTTTTTGACTCCCATGCGTACAGCGCCGATAGTTCGGTGAAAGGATATGACTGGATTAAAAATGAGCAGATCCAGTGGTACCGGGAGCAAAGCATGCAGTATGAAAAGGAAAACGGGAAGCCACTGCCTTCATTGGCCTTTTTCCACATACCATTGCCTGAATTTGAACTGGTGCGCAATCAGCCGTCAACCGTGGGCAATGCATACGAGCCGGTTTGTGCACCTTACCTGAACACCGGCCTGTTTGCCGCTTTTGTGGAGCGGAAAGATGTAGAAGGTGTTTTTGCAGGGCACGATCACAACAATGACTACATTGGGGTGCTGGATAGCATATGCCTGGCCTATGGCCGCAAAACCGGTTACAATGCACCCTATCACGAAGTACTGGAAAGAGGCGCCAGGGTCATTGAATTATATGATAATGGAGACCTGAATACTTACATCACTGCATTGAGCGGTCGGAGCTATTATTTCCATTTTAAACGAGCGAAAAAATGA
- a CDS encoding SusC/RagA family TonB-linked outer membrane protein yields MKLPQLSLARFRYLVLLVFCCLQQSLLYAQSQKISGIILDSKGHPVQSATVTIKGGKPGTMSDAQGKFELPASAASKVHISMTGYEPVDMEFSPGVPVYVTLREKDKQLDEVIVVGYGKQKKKDLTGSVVSIKSDELMKANPVTLEQGIQGKAAGVFVTQTDGAPGAGMSIQIRGTNSFLGGTEPLYVIDGVPMDADNASNTPSSGSSYEEAKMNTLSFLNPADVESIEILKDASATAIYGSRGANGVVIITTKKGADKQDRIDFNILTSVSSITKKYNLLNAEQFANYQNEAYINSDIYLGTNYQATQTLPYPGRYDSVQQRYLRGPQDYRGRGTNWQDMLFQNAPKQDYTVTLSGGSNHNTYLISGDLLDQKGIVIGSRFRRYSLRANLDRAVKSWLQVGTSFNYSNTVNKMVTTGASVVGPEGGVIKSALTFLPTVALVDTTTGLFSQLFYTSNPYQYALQALDQVSGSRMFSSSYVEAKLVKGLTFRSVLGWNVSADRRDQYYPTTINEGSASGGRAYVGTTNSSNVSSENYFTYDKKWDVHAVNATAGISYNNGVWRSQLDGVSKFMNDALQNNNLGAAAVYNQPSSNYSDWRLVSYYGRLNYIFHDRYLVTGTYRRDGSSKFAVDNKWAGFASGALAWRVSEEKFLKSVKWLNNLKARASLGQSGNQGIGSYSSLSQISAANYPYSGTVANGYVISYLGNDKLKWETTRQFDGGLDIGLLNDRISVVLDYYYKKTYNLLQYVTLPTSTGFASQLENVGTIQNRGFEAAVNARVIEGKKFRWSVAANISTNTNKILDLGGVNEQWVQTIGTEPVNYQPFVQRVGQPIGLIMGWKEDGIFQNEAEVRKSNFFSGQPDAIIKREVGEIRYKDLNGDGVIDNNDRTVIGNVNPKFYYGFNSEFSYGNFDLSIFFQGVQGGNIINTLKYVTDNLGSYSNTTVDAYNKRWTGEGSGGTNPKAILNSWRSFKFSDRYVEDGSYLRLKNINLGYTFNLKNTEILKSLRAYLSVNNVFTVTHYSGYDPEVNGFGQDPSRRGVDLGNYPTSRTFALGVNCSF; encoded by the coding sequence ATGAAACTGCCACAACTATCTCTTGCCAGGTTTAGATACCTGGTGTTGCTTGTATTCTGCTGTTTGCAGCAGTCGTTACTTTATGCGCAGAGTCAGAAAATATCCGGAATCATCCTGGATAGCAAAGGCCACCCGGTTCAAAGCGCCACTGTTACTATTAAAGGGGGAAAACCCGGCACGATGAGCGATGCGCAGGGTAAATTTGAACTTCCGGCCAGCGCAGCCAGCAAGGTACATATTTCAATGACCGGGTATGAGCCGGTTGACATGGAATTTTCTCCCGGCGTGCCGGTTTACGTGACCCTGCGGGAAAAAGACAAGCAGCTTGATGAAGTAATTGTGGTAGGCTACGGCAAGCAAAAGAAAAAAGACCTGACAGGTTCGGTGGTTTCCATTAAGTCAGACGAATTAATGAAAGCAAATCCCGTAACGCTCGAACAGGGCATACAGGGAAAAGCTGCCGGTGTATTTGTTACTCAAACGGATGGCGCACCTGGTGCCGGCATGAGCATCCAGATACGTGGTACCAACTCTTTCCTGGGTGGAACAGAGCCACTGTATGTGATTGACGGAGTGCCCATGGATGCAGATAATGCCAGTAATACGCCCTCCTCGGGGTCTTCTTATGAAGAGGCTAAAATGAATACTTTATCCTTCCTGAACCCAGCCGATGTGGAATCCATAGAGATTCTCAAGGATGCTTCCGCCACGGCGATCTATGGTTCGCGCGGTGCAAATGGCGTGGTAATTATCACGACCAAAAAAGGAGCAGATAAACAGGACAGGATTGACTTTAATATATTAACAAGTGTTTCCTCCATTACCAAAAAGTACAACCTGCTGAATGCGGAGCAGTTTGCCAATTATCAGAACGAAGCTTACATCAATTCCGACATTTACCTTGGTACAAATTACCAGGCCACCCAGACATTGCCTTATCCCGGTCGCTACGATTCTGTACAGCAGCGGTATTTAAGAGGGCCCCAGGATTACCGGGGCAGAGGCACCAACTGGCAGGACATGCTGTTCCAGAATGCCCCCAAACAGGATTATACGGTGACGCTCTCCGGCGGTTCCAATCATAATACTTACCTGATAAGCGGGGATCTGCTGGATCAAAAAGGCATTGTTATCGGTTCCAGGTTCCGCAGGTACAGCCTGAGAGCTAACCTGGACAGGGCGGTGAAGAGCTGGTTGCAGGTGGGTACCTCCTTCAATTATTCCAATACGGTGAACAAAATGGTAACAACCGGCGCCAGTGTTGTAGGGCCCGAAGGTGGTGTGATCAAATCTGCGCTGACCTTCCTGCCTACGGTAGCATTGGTGGATACCACCACCGGGCTGTTCTCCCAACTGTTCTATACATCTAATCCCTACCAGTATGCCCTGCAGGCGCTGGACCAGGTCTCTGGTTCCAGGATGTTCAGCTCTTCTTATGTTGAAGCCAAGCTTGTGAAAGGGCTTACTTTCAGGAGCGTGCTGGGATGGAATGTATCTGCCGACCGTCGGGACCAGTATTACCCCACTACCATCAATGAAGGCAGCGCTTCTGGTGGCAGGGCCTATGTAGGTACCACCAACTCCAGCAACGTTAGTTCTGAAAACTACTTCACCTACGATAAGAAATGGGATGTACATGCTGTGAATGCTACCGCTGGTATATCTTATAATAATGGTGTTTGGCGTTCGCAACTGGATGGCGTGAGCAAATTCATGAACGACGCGTTACAGAACAATAACCTGGGTGCAGCTGCGGTTTATAACCAACCTAGCAGCAACTATTCTGACTGGCGCCTGGTGTCTTATTATGGAAGACTTAATTACATATTCCACGACAGGTACCTGGTTACCGGTACGTACAGGAGAGATGGCTCCAGCAAATTTGCCGTTGATAATAAATGGGCAGGCTTTGCTTCCGGCGCGCTTGCCTGGAGGGTCTCAGAAGAAAAATTCCTGAAATCCGTTAAATGGCTGAACAACCTGAAAGCACGCGCCAGCCTTGGCCAGTCAGGTAACCAGGGTATTGGTTCCTACAGTTCACTTTCCCAGATCTCCGCTGCTAACTATCCTTACTCAGGCACAGTTGCCAATGGGTATGTTATTTCTTACCTGGGCAATGATAAGCTGAAATGGGAAACCACGCGGCAGTTTGACGGTGGGCTGGATATCGGGTTGCTGAATGACAGGATCAGTGTTGTGCTGGATTATTACTACAAGAAAACGTATAATCTCCTGCAGTATGTGACCCTGCCTACCAGTACCGGGTTTGCCTCCCAGCTGGAAAACGTGGGCACTATCCAGAACAGGGGCTTTGAAGCAGCTGTAAATGCAAGGGTTATTGAAGGTAAAAAATTCAGGTGGTCTGTTGCTGCGAATATTTCTACCAACACCAATAAGATCCTCGACCTGGGTGGTGTAAATGAACAATGGGTACAGACCATTGGTACAGAACCGGTAAACTACCAGCCATTTGTACAGCGCGTGGGGCAGCCCATTGGTTTGATCATGGGCTGGAAGGAAGACGGCATTTTCCAGAACGAGGCTGAAGTAAGGAAAAGCAACTTTTTCAGCGGCCAGCCAGATGCGATCATCAAAAGAGAGGTGGGTGAGATCCGTTATAAAGACCTCAACGGCGATGGTGTAATTGATAACAATGACCGGACCGTTATTGGTAATGTAAATCCGAAATTTTACTACGGGTTCAATTCAGAATTCTCCTACGGCAATTTTGACCTGAGCATATTCTTCCAGGGTGTCCAGGGTGGTAATATCATCAACACACTCAAATATGTGACGGACAACCTTGGCAGTTATTCCAATACGACTGTGGATGCCTACAACAAACGCTGGACCGGTGAAGGATCTGGTGGAACAAACCCTAAAGCGATCCTGAACTCGTGGCGTAGTTTTAAATTCTCTGATCGCTACGTGGAGGATGGCTCTTACCTGCGGTTGAAAAACATAAACCTGGGCTACACCTTTAATTTAAAGAACACGGAAATACTGAAAAGTTTACGCGCCTACCTCAGTGTAAACAACGTGTTTACGGTTACGCATTACAGCGGGTATGATCCCGAGGTAAACGGATTTGGACAGGATCCTTCCCGCAGGGGTGTTGATCTCGGTAACTATCCCACTTCCAGGACCTTTGCTTTGGGTGTTAATTGTTCATTCTAA